One part of the Glycine soja cultivar W05 chromosome 11, ASM419377v2, whole genome shotgun sequence genome encodes these proteins:
- the LOC114376022 gene encoding amino acid transporter AVT3A-like: protein MVFAKEGEAGCSSYSLTAYPREDTPFLGKSPPLSSNLKTFANIFISIVGAGVLGLPYSFKRTGWLMGLLMLFAVAFLTYHCMMLLVLTRRKLDSLSPFSKISSFGDLGFSICGPSGRFAVDSMIVLSQSGFCVSYLIFISTTLAFLTNNDTTPLFLGFTPKVLFLWACFPFQLGLISVRTLTHLAPLSIFADVVDLAAKSIVMVEDVFVFVKNKPDLKVFGGLSVFFYGIGVAVYAFEGIGMVLPLETEAKDKQRFGRVLALGMGSISVLFGLFGGLGYLAFGEETKDIITTNLGPGVISVLVQLGLCVNLFFTFPIMMNPVNEVMERRFFGSRYCLWLRWMMVLIISLVALLVPNFADFLSLVGSSVCVVLSFVLPAMFHCLVFKEELGWRCVLWDGAIVVFGFVIAVTGTFTSVMEILWPTPTA from the coding sequence AGCAGGGTGTTCATCCTACTCACTCACAGCGTACCCAAGAGAGGACACTCCTTTCCTGGGCAAGTCCCCGCCTCTCTCTTCGAACCTAAAGACCTTCGCCAACATCTTCATCTCCATCGTCGGGGCCGGCGTCTTGGGCCTTCCCTACAGCTTCAAGCGAACGGGCTGGCTCATGGGCCTCCTCATGCTCTTCGCCGTCGCCTTCCTCACCTACCACTGCATGATGCTCCTCGTCCTCACCCGCCGCAAGCTCGATTCCCTTTCCCCCTTCTCCAAAATCTCCTCCTTCGGCGACCTCGGCTTCTCCATCTGCGGCCCTTCTGGCCGCTTCGCCGTCGACTCCATGATCGTCCTCTCCCAGTCCGGCTTCTGCGTCAGCTACCTCATCTTCATTTCCACCACCCTCGCTTTCCTCACCAACAACGATACCACTCCGCTTTTTCTAGGCTTCACTCCCAAGGTTCTCTTTCTCTGGGcttgcttcccttttcaattagGGTTAATTTCCGTTCGCACCTTGACTCATTTGGCTCCCTTGAGTATCTTCGCTGACGTCGTCGATCTCGCCGCCAAGAGTATCGTGATGGTCGaggatgtttttgtttttgttaagaACAAGCCCGATTTGAAAGTATTCGGGGGTTTGTCGGTGTTTTTCTACGGCATAGGTGTGGCGGTGTATGCTTTCGAAGGAATTGGAATGGTTTTGCCTTTGGAAACTGAGGCGAAGGATAAGCAGAGGTTCGGTAGGGTTTTGGCTTTGGGGATGGGTTCGATTTCGGTGTTGTTTGGTTTATTTGGGGGTTTAGGGTACTTGGCTTTTGGGGAAGAAACTAAGGATATTATTACCACTAATTTGGGGCCTGGGGTGATTAGTGTGTTGGTTCAGTTGGGGCTTTGTGTTAATCTGTTTTTCACTTTTCCGATTATGATGAACCCGGTGAATGAGGTGATGGAGAGACGGTTCTTCGGGTCCAGGTACTGCTTGTGGCTGAGGTGGATGATGGTCTTGATCATAAGCTTGGTGGCGCTTTTGGTTCCCAATTTTGCGGATTTTCTGTCCCTTGTGGGAAGCAGTGTTTGTGTTGTTCTGAGTTTTGTGCTGCCTGCGATGTTTCATTGTTTGGTTTTTAAGGAGGAGTTGGGGTGGAGGTGTGTTCTCTGGGATGGGGCTATTGTGGTTTTTGGGTTTGTTATTGCTGTTACTGGGACCTTCACTTCTGTGATGGAGATTCTTTGGCCTACCCCTACAGCATGA